In the genome of Montipora foliosa isolate CH-2021 chromosome 3, ASM3666993v2, whole genome shotgun sequence, one region contains:
- the LOC137997437 gene encoding XK-related protein 6-like, giving the protein MDNVRVTIKVRWQDTLVLFVGTVLSFADPVTDILALVEFYRNGHKTWFGVGLFFVILPSLVFSFLYCHQFSRIHTGKLQLGALAEVLFCGCNPFSVAMARLRGFILCLKNFKKLWCKERLDDASNSEIENLMFLATWGGMFEAVLESAPQFIIQLYAMNVQKQKVAVIQMISTVVSFLSLAWTFIIADQWRLLSLNSINVDIGLKVKITLYLSQLLLLGSRLLAITYFTVSFKWWIIMVLMTHSIFMAVTRCFVDVGDLKISLDCRCECCKNCLAAPVALCFYWIRDDGAAGATVAENTKTLIKIQWVSNILFFIENIGMIFLYYFETELSQDWRLPITVCVCVFSFFGAVTRIALYRRLLDDQYLH; this is encoded by the coding sequence ATGGACAACGTAAGAGTTACGATCAAAGTTCGATGGCAAGACACATTGGTTCTCTTTGTTGGAACAGTTTTATCTTTCGCTGACCCAGTCACAGACATACTCGCTTTGGTAGAGTTTTATCGCAATGGTCACAAGACGTGGTTTGGCGTGGGGCTCTTTTTTGTGATTCTACCGAGTTTGGTGTTCTCTTTCCTTTACTGCCATCAGTTCAGTCGTATTCACACTGGAAAGCTTCAATTGGGGGCCCTGGCTGAAGTCCTCTTTTGTGGGTGCAATCCATTTTCAGTTGCTATGGCAAGACTGCGGGGATTTATTTTGTGTttaaagaatttcaaaaagctCTGGTGCAAGGAAAGATTAGACGATGCATCCAATTCAGAAATAGAGAATCTAATGTTTCTTGCCACCTGGGGTGGAATGTTTGAAGCCGTCCTTGAGTCTGCTCCCCAATTTATTATTCAGCTGTACGCTATGAAcgttcaaaaacaaaaggttGCAGTGATTCAAATGATTTCAACAGTGGTGTCTTTCTTAAGTTTAGCTTGGACCTTTATTATAGCGGATCAGTGGCGCCTCTTGTCCCTGAACAGTATCAATGTAGACATCGGTTTGAAAGTGAAGATTACCCTGTACTTGTCACAGCTGTTACTACTGGGAAGTCGCTTACTTGCGATCACGTATTTTACCGTCAGCTTCAAATGGTGGATTATTATGGTCTTGATGACTCACTCAATATTCATGGCTGTGACAAGGTGTTTCGTTGACGTTGGAGATTTGAAGATCAGCCTCGATTGCCGTTGTGAATGTTGTAAGAACTGTCTGGCAGCTCCAGTGGCACTTTGTTTCTACTGGATTAGAGACGATGGTGCAGCTGGAGCAACTGTTGCCGAGAATACGAAAACCTTAATAAAAATACAGTGGGTGTCCAATATCCTATTTTTTATAGAAAACATAGGAATGATTTTTCTTTACTATTTTGAGACTGAGCTTTCGCAAGACTGGCGACTGCCAATCACAGTATGCGTCtgtgtttttagtttcttcGGAGCCGTGACGAGAATCGCTTTGTACCGTCGTTTGCTTGATGATCAGTACTTGCATTGA